Proteins encoded by one window of Juglans regia cultivar Chandler chromosome 15, Walnut 2.0, whole genome shotgun sequence:
- the LOC108981602 gene encoding putative disease resistance RPP13-like protein 1 — translation MATKSQASSSKVRNLVPCWFTGLTPSAVKIKIRLGSKIKKITARFNDLVTQKDQLNLKENSSPRPSKRRERPPLTFAVTGDPTYGRVEVAEDILQLLVSEKHGDALNEVKVIPILGMGGIGKTTLAQLVYNDKKVESFFHLKAWACVSEDFDIAKVTKTILQSMSKELDCADKYLSWLQVELKKILHEKRFLVIVDDVWNENYNDWTRLHAPFKAGAPGSSIIVTTRNKGVSSLMRNKEVEPFQLELLSNEACLSIFTHHALEARDFSAHPNLKDIGEEHVRRCKGLPLAVKTIAGVIRIKQKVHNEWEKVLRNKIWDIPAEQSGIPSSLMVSYDNLPSHLKRCFAYCSILPKDYEFEEMEVVILWMAEGLIQPRQDEEEMEDLGFEYFYDLLSRSFFQKSRINESQFVMHDLINDLAQSVAGDMCFRMEDRVGGNKHENIPIKPRHSSYLGSGYDVAKKFEVFSKFRSLRTFLPLVLPYPGGCYLSHHVHFELVRTLRCLRVLSFNGYWITELLDSTGDLKHLRYLDLSKTRIRSLPESIATPYNLQTLLLKDCTRLKKLPSMFRNLVNLRHLNIEDANSLEGMPMQIGKLTCLQILSNLVLGKDSYSGIKELGPLKHLRGTLCISRLENVIEPKDAKDAELIKKTKISVLSLKWSGDIDESKDTTSELEVLSGLWPHNALFDEVEYK, via the coding sequence ATGGCCACTAAAAGTCAAGCTAGCTCTAGTAAGGTACGGAATCTCGTCCCTTGTTGGTTTACTGGTTTAACTCCAAGTGCCGTTAAGATCAAGATTAGACTTGGgtcaaaaataaagaaaatcactgCTAGATTTAATGATCTCGTGACACAAAAAGATCAattgaatttgaaggaaaattctAGTCCGAGACCaagcaaaagaagagagagaccTCCCTTAACTTTCGCAGTGACTGGAGATCCAACATACGGTAGGGTGGAAGTCGCAGAGGATATACTTCAATTATTGGTTAGTGAAAAACATGGTGATGCTTTGAATGAAGTTAAGGTGATTCCTATCCTTGGTATGGGGGGTATCGGAAAGACAACATTGGCCCAGCTGGTttacaatgataaaaaagtgGAGAGCTTTTTCCATCTGAAAGCATGGGCTTGTGTTTCTGAAGATTTTGATATTGCTAAAGTCACAAAAACGATTTTACAATCTATGAGCAAGGAACTAGACTGTGCTGACAAATATCTAAGTTGGTTGCAAGTTGAATTGAAGAAAATACTACATGAGAAAAGGTTTCTAGTAATTGTTGATGATGTTTGGAACGAGAACTACAATGATTGGACTCGCTTGCATGCTCCATTTAAAGCAGGGGCTCCAGGAAGTAGTATTATCGTCACAACTCGTAATAAGGGAGTATCATCACTAATGAGAAACAAGGAAGTTGAGCCTTTTCAGTTGGAGTTGTTGTCAAATGAAGCTTGTTTGTCCATATTTACCCATCATGCATTGGAAGCAAGAGACTTCAGTGCCCATCCAAACCTTAAAGATATTGGTGAGGAACACGTTAGAAGGTGTAAAGGCTTGCCATTGGCAGTAAAAACTATTGCAGGAGTCATACGCATTAAACAAAAAGTCCACAATGAGTGGGAAAAAGTTTTGAGGAATAAGATATGGGATATTCCAGCGGAACAAAGTGGAATTCCTTCCTCTCTTATGGTAAGCTATGACAATCTCCCTTCACATTTAAAGAGGTGCTTTGCATACTGCTCAATACTACCAAAGGACTATGAATttgaggagatggaggtggttaTATTATGGATGGCAGAAGGTTTGATTCAACCACGACAAGATGAAGAGGAAATGGAAGATTTGGGTTTCGAGTATTTTTACGATCTGTTGTCAAGGTCATTTTTCCAAAAGTCACGTATTAATGAATCACAATTTGTGATGCATGACCTCATCAATGATTTGGCTCAATCGGTTGCAGGCGATATGTGCTTTAGAATGGAAGATAGGGTTGGAGGTAACAAGCATGAGAATATTCCTATAAAGCCACGCCACTCATCTTATTTGGGAAGTGGATATGATGTAGCTAAAAAGTTTGAGGTTTTTTCTAAATTCAGAAGTTTACGTACATTCTTACCTCTCGTGCTACCATATCCAGGTGGTTGCTATTTGTCTCATCATGTTCATTTTGAATTGGTTCGAACATTACGTTGTTTAAGGGTGTTATCTTTCAACGGATACTGGATAACGGAGCTACTGGATTCTACTGGTGATTTAAAGCATCTGCGGTACCTTGACCTTTCCAAAACTAGAATTAGAAGCCTACCAGAATCAATAGCTACTCCTTACAACTTACAAACATTGTTGTTGAAAGACTGTACTCGTCTAAAAAAATTACCTTCAATGTTTCGAAACTTGGTCAACTTACGCCACCTCAACATTGAAGATGCAAATAGTTTGGAAGGAATGCCTATGCAAATAGGTAAACTAACTTGTCTCCAAATACTATCTAATCTAGTTCTGGGAAAAGACAGTTACTCTGGAATAAAGGAGCTTGGACCTTTGAAGCATCTTCGAGGGACACTTTGCATTTCAAGATTAGAGAATGTGATTGAGCCTAAGGATGCAAAGGATgctgaattaattaaaaagacaaaaattagTGTGTTGTCGTTGAAATGGAGTGGGGACATTGATGAGTCGAAAGACACGACAAGTGAACTAGAGGTACTAAGTGGGCTATGGCCTCACAACGCTTTGTTTGACGAAGTTGAGTATAAGTAA